From one Nonomuraea polychroma genomic stretch:
- a CDS encoding GAP family protein: MTIGLMLALAALAVIDSTSFGTLVIPIYLLLASERSRVARLLIYLGTIAAFYFLVGVALMLGLSATMENFGDALRSRPAYWVQLVLGVGLFALSYKFDPKRRAKLGKPERRFEPRVGGPRVMVLLALTAGVVEVATMVPYLAAVGIMTTSGLPTGQWLPLLAGYVLIMIVPPLALMGLRAVAASWLEPKLERLRAWLTKNSASMVSWSLAIVGFLLARDAVSNLFFQQP, translated from the coding sequence ATGACGATCGGACTGATGCTCGCCCTCGCCGCCCTGGCGGTGATCGACAGCACCAGCTTCGGCACCCTGGTCATCCCCATCTACCTCCTGCTGGCCTCGGAACGCTCCCGCGTGGCACGGCTGCTGATCTACCTCGGCACCATCGCGGCCTTCTACTTCCTGGTCGGGGTCGCGCTGATGCTGGGGTTGTCGGCAACCATGGAGAACTTCGGCGACGCCCTGCGCAGCCGCCCTGCCTACTGGGTGCAGCTCGTGCTGGGCGTGGGGCTGTTCGCACTCAGCTACAAGTTCGACCCCAAGAGGCGGGCGAAGCTGGGCAAGCCGGAGCGCCGGTTCGAGCCGCGCGTGGGCGGCCCCCGTGTGATGGTGCTGCTCGCGCTGACGGCCGGAGTGGTCGAGGTGGCGACCATGGTGCCGTACCTGGCGGCCGTCGGCATCATGACCACCTCCGGCCTGCCCACCGGGCAGTGGCTGCCGTTGCTCGCCGGCTACGTGCTCATCATGATCGTGCCGCCGCTGGCGCTCATGGGCCTGCGCGCGGTGGCCGCATCCTGGCTGGAGCCGAAGCTGGAGCGGTTGCGGGCGTGGCTCACCAAGAACTCGGCCTCGATGGTCAGCTGGTCCCTGGCCATCGTCGGTTTCCTGCTTGCCAGGGATGCGGTGTCCAACTTGTTCTTCCAGCAACCCTAG
- a CDS encoding helix-turn-helix transcriptional regulator — protein sequence MRASRLVSILLLLQTRGRMTARELAGRLEVSVRTIYRDVESLHAAGIPLYGDAGPQGGYQLLDGYRTRLTGLTADEAESLFLAGLPGPAAELGLGAVVTAAQLKLMAALPVELRDRAGRIQERFLLDAPTWYREREPLTYLPAVADAVWNERRVQVRYRRWKAPQEVERRLDPYGLVIKAGRWYLVARAGEDVRTYRVSQILDLQPLAEGFTRPEGFDLAAYWQGYLAEFEAKLRWGEAVVRLSPRGLERLADLMTPGVVAAARQTARPPDDEGWTQVTVPIESIEHAMGEFLRLGVDAEVLAPGELRDRLAGAAKVLAERYGSA from the coding sequence ATGCGTGCTTCTCGCCTGGTTTCGATCCTGCTGCTTCTGCAGACGCGCGGCCGGATGACCGCGCGAGAGCTGGCCGGCCGGCTCGAGGTCTCTGTACGCACCATCTACCGCGACGTCGAGTCGCTGCACGCGGCCGGCATCCCGCTCTACGGCGACGCCGGGCCGCAGGGCGGTTACCAGTTGCTCGACGGCTATCGCACCCGGCTCACCGGGCTGACCGCTGACGAGGCCGAGTCGTTGTTCCTGGCCGGGCTGCCGGGCCCCGCGGCGGAGCTGGGCCTCGGCGCGGTGGTGACGGCCGCGCAGCTCAAGTTGATGGCCGCGCTGCCGGTCGAACTGCGTGATCGGGCCGGGCGCATCCAGGAACGCTTCCTGCTGGACGCGCCCACGTGGTACCGGGAGCGGGAGCCGCTCACGTACCTGCCGGCCGTGGCCGACGCCGTCTGGAACGAGCGGCGCGTCCAGGTCAGGTACCGGCGGTGGAAGGCGCCGCAGGAGGTGGAGCGGCGGCTGGATCCGTACGGGCTGGTCATCAAGGCAGGGCGGTGGTATCTGGTGGCGCGGGCCGGCGAGGACGTGCGTACGTACCGCGTCTCGCAGATCCTCGACCTGCAGCCGCTCGCGGAGGGTTTCACCCGGCCGGAGGGCTTCGACCTGGCGGCGTACTGGCAGGGGTACCTGGCCGAGTTCGAGGCCAAGCTGCGATGGGGCGAGGCGGTGGTCCGGCTGTCGCCGCGCGGCCTCGAACGCCTGGCCGACCTGATGACGCCCGGCGTGGTGGCGGCGGCGCGGCAGACCGCGCGGCCGCCGGACGATGAGGGCTGGACGCAGGTCACGGTGCCGATCGAGTCGATCGAGCATGCGATGGGGGAGTTCCTCAGGCTCGGCGTGGACGCCGAGGTGCTGGCTCCTGGCGAGCTGCGTGATCGGCTGGCGGGCGCGGCGAAGGTGCTCGCGGAACGATACGGGAGCGCCTGA
- the dctA gene encoding C4-dicarboxylate transporter DctA, translated as MRRFVTSLFGQVLVAAVIGAVIGLLFPAFAAELKPLSDGFITLIKMVIAPLVFCVVVAGIAGAGELKRVGRVGLKTIVYFEVITTIALVLGLVLALVFQPGAGMNVDPASLDASKLAAQQENAAELAEGGPVGFVLGLIPSSVVGAFAEGNVLQVLLFAVLFGCGLLLVGEKARPVGQFIEATTEVLFKVVSLIVRLAPLGVLGAVAVTAGNSGGDALVRLGWLVVLFYAAVVVFVVVILGFVAKLAGFNIFKLIGYLREEVLVVLGTASSDSVLPQVMRKLEHMGIKKSTVGLVIPTGYSFNLDAFSIYLTLAAVFIGQATGVPLSIGDLLVVLLVALVTSKGAHGIPGSAIVVLAATLASIPTIPVAGLVLVLSVDWFMGMARAAGNLLGNSVATVVIAAWEGDIDKDRAAKVLDGQEVPAAGPEDEPATVPA; from the coding sequence GTGCGAAGGTTCGTCACGTCTCTGTTCGGCCAGGTCCTCGTCGCAGCCGTCATCGGCGCGGTGATCGGCCTGCTCTTCCCGGCCTTCGCTGCCGAGCTCAAACCGCTCAGCGACGGCTTCATCACCCTCATCAAGATGGTCATCGCACCGCTGGTGTTCTGCGTGGTCGTCGCGGGCATCGCGGGAGCGGGCGAGCTCAAGCGGGTCGGCCGGGTCGGCCTCAAGACGATCGTCTACTTCGAGGTCATCACCACCATCGCGCTGGTGCTCGGCCTGGTGCTCGCCCTGGTCTTCCAGCCGGGCGCGGGCATGAACGTCGACCCGGCCAGCCTCGACGCTTCCAAGCTCGCGGCCCAGCAGGAAAACGCCGCCGAGCTCGCCGAGGGCGGCCCTGTCGGCTTCGTCCTCGGGCTCATCCCCTCGTCGGTGGTCGGCGCCTTCGCCGAGGGCAACGTGCTCCAGGTGCTGCTGTTCGCCGTGTTGTTCGGCTGCGGGCTGCTGCTGGTCGGGGAGAAGGCCCGCCCGGTGGGGCAGTTCATCGAGGCGACCACTGAGGTGCTGTTCAAGGTGGTCTCGCTGATCGTGCGGCTCGCCCCGCTGGGCGTGCTCGGCGCGGTGGCGGTCACCGCGGGCAACTCGGGTGGCGACGCTCTGGTCCGGCTGGGCTGGCTCGTCGTGCTGTTCTACGCCGCGGTCGTGGTCTTCGTCGTGGTGATCCTCGGTTTCGTGGCCAAGCTGGCCGGGTTCAACATCTTCAAGCTGATCGGATACCTCCGCGAGGAGGTCCTGGTCGTCCTGGGCACGGCCTCGTCCGACAGCGTGCTCCCGCAGGTCATGCGGAAGCTGGAGCACATGGGGATCAAGAAGTCCACGGTCGGCCTCGTCATCCCGACCGGCTACTCCTTCAACCTGGACGCCTTCTCGATCTACCTCACCCTCGCCGCCGTCTTCATCGGTCAGGCCACCGGCGTGCCGCTGTCCATCGGCGACCTGCTGGTGGTGCTGCTCGTGGCTCTGGTCACTTCCAAGGGCGCACACGGCATCCCCGGTTCGGCCATCGTGGTGCTCGCCGCCACACTCGCCTCGATTCCGACGATCCCGGTCGCGGGTCTGGTCCTGGTGTTGTCCGTGGACTGGTTCATGGGCATGGCCCGGGCGGCCGGCAACCTGCTCGGCAACTCGGTGGCCACCGTGGTCATCGCCGCCTGGGAAGGCGACATCGACAAGGACCGCGCCGCGAAGGTCCTGGACGGCCAGGAGGTCCCCGCGGCCGGTCCAGAAGACGAGCCGGCGACCGTACCGGCGTAG
- the nhaA gene encoding Na+/H+ antiporter NhaA, with protein sequence MLRAFFRTEAGSTSMLLVATALALLWANSPWGDTYEAFWHTPMGLSFGDAVFSLDLRHWVNDGLMTLFFFVIGLEVSYEMRLGQLRDRRLIAVPAVAALGGMLVPAGIYLLLNAGGPGAGGWGVPIATDTAFVLGVLAVVGARCPDPLRAFLMTLAIVDDVLAIIIIALFYTETLSLPALVTAAVLLAAIMTLRWLRIWRAPAYIVLGFGLWVATLESGIHPTLIGIALGVLVFVYAPTDQKLLMAGEAVHEFTSEPSARAAREAARRVQRAVSVNERLQLRLHPWTSYVIVPVFALANAGVRLDGETLRAALTSPVAIGVALGLVLGKFIGISLGTWLPLRFGWGILPGNLVWGQLLGGAAVSGIGFTVALFIVDLAFDDPAIHAQAKIGILAGSLLAAALGWVIFRMAWDRGGVCAPPEAEPGEELPEILSVPVGPDDHVRGPEAARITIVEYGDFECPYCGRLHPILEELRQKNPDVRLVFRHFPLRTLHPRAAPAAIVAEAAADQDSFWEMHDILYDNQRFLTDEDLAHYAAQLDVEPWSDVPRHVSRIALDEASGRDSGVRGTPTLFLNGVRYQGPLDLDSISRAVEDLRKPS encoded by the coding sequence ATGTTGCGAGCCTTCTTCAGGACCGAGGCCGGCAGCACGAGCATGTTGCTCGTCGCCACCGCCCTGGCCCTGCTCTGGGCGAATTCCCCGTGGGGGGACACCTACGAGGCCTTCTGGCACACGCCGATGGGCTTGTCCTTCGGCGACGCCGTCTTCTCGCTGGACCTGCGGCACTGGGTCAACGACGGCCTCATGACGCTGTTCTTCTTCGTCATCGGTCTCGAGGTCTCCTACGAGATGCGGCTGGGGCAGCTGCGGGATCGGCGGCTGATCGCGGTGCCCGCGGTGGCGGCCCTCGGCGGGATGCTGGTGCCGGCCGGGATCTACCTGCTGCTCAACGCCGGCGGGCCAGGTGCCGGCGGCTGGGGCGTGCCGATCGCCACCGACACCGCCTTCGTGCTGGGCGTGCTGGCCGTCGTCGGCGCCCGGTGCCCCGACCCCCTGCGGGCGTTCCTCATGACGCTGGCCATCGTGGACGACGTGCTGGCGATCATCATCATCGCCCTGTTCTACACCGAGACCCTGTCGCTGCCCGCGCTCGTGACCGCCGCCGTGTTGCTGGCCGCGATCATGACGTTGCGGTGGTTGCGGATCTGGCGGGCGCCGGCGTACATCGTGCTGGGGTTCGGGCTCTGGGTGGCCACGCTGGAGAGCGGGATCCACCCCACGCTCATCGGGATCGCGCTGGGCGTCCTGGTCTTCGTGTACGCGCCGACCGACCAGAAACTGCTGATGGCCGGCGAGGCGGTGCACGAGTTCACGAGCGAGCCGAGCGCCCGGGCGGCCAGGGAGGCCGCCCGGCGGGTCCAGAGGGCCGTGTCCGTGAACGAACGACTGCAACTGCGGCTGCACCCGTGGACCAGCTACGTGATCGTGCCGGTGTTCGCGCTGGCGAACGCCGGGGTGCGGCTCGACGGGGAGACCTTGCGGGCGGCGCTGACGTCCCCGGTCGCCATCGGCGTGGCGCTGGGGCTGGTGCTCGGGAAGTTCATCGGCATCTCGCTCGGCACGTGGCTGCCGCTCAGGTTCGGATGGGGCATCCTGCCGGGGAACCTGGTGTGGGGACAGTTGCTGGGCGGGGCCGCCGTGTCCGGGATCGGGTTCACGGTGGCGCTGTTCATCGTGGACCTGGCCTTCGACGACCCGGCCATCCACGCCCAGGCGAAGATCGGGATCCTGGCCGGGTCCCTGCTCGCCGCCGCGCTGGGATGGGTGATCTTCCGGATGGCGTGGGACCGGGGCGGCGTCTGCGCGCCGCCGGAGGCCGAGCCCGGCGAGGAACTGCCCGAGATCCTGTCCGTGCCCGTCGGGCCTGATGACCACGTGCGGGGGCCGGAGGCCGCCAGGATCACGATCGTGGAGTACGGGGACTTCGAGTGCCCCTACTGCGGCCGCCTCCATCCCATCCTGGAGGAGCTCCGGCAGAAGAACCCCGACGTGCGGCTGGTGTTCCGGCACTTCCCGCTCAGGACCCTGCACCCCCGGGCCGCGCCTGCCGCGATCGTCGCCGAGGCGGCGGCCGATCAGGACAGCTTCTGGGAGATGCATGACATCCTCTACGACAACCAGCGTTTCCTCACCGACGAGGACCTGGCGCACTATGCCGCCCAGCTGGACGTCGAGCCGTGGTCGGACGTGCCGAGACACGTCTCCAGGATCGCGCTCGACGAGGCGTCGGGGCGCGACAGCGGGGTGCGCGGCACGCCGACGCTCTTCCTGAACGGCGTGCGTTACCAGGGTCCACTGGACCTGGATTCGATCAGCCGGGCCGTGGAAGACCTACGCAAACCCTCGTAA
- a CDS encoding SDR family oxidoreductase — MTSVLVTGASGRLGHALLERLVETGFEVRAASRAARAQGGPVRWVVADLVAGRGVADAVAGVDVVVHLASAPYKGRYTRRVELDGTSALLAAARQAAVGHLLYVSIVGADQVPWGYFRTKVRAERLVQDGGVPWTILRATQFHEFVEQALRGMARLGVLVADPGIPAQPVDVRDVARHLVSLIERGPSEQIEEYGGPEVLTMAEVVEPWLRARGLRRKVLRVRFPGTLGRAFRAGHLTTKAQPAGEITWDDYLRNRR; from the coding sequence ATGACATCTGTACTCGTAACGGGAGCCAGCGGCCGGCTCGGTCACGCGTTGCTCGAGAGGCTGGTCGAGACCGGGTTCGAGGTACGGGCGGCCAGCCGGGCCGCGCGGGCTCAGGGCGGCCCGGTGCGGTGGGTCGTGGCGGACCTGGTCGCCGGCCGGGGAGTGGCCGACGCGGTGGCCGGGGTGGACGTGGTCGTGCATCTGGCCTCGGCGCCGTACAAGGGCCGCTACACGCGCCGGGTGGAGCTCGACGGCACCTCGGCGCTGCTCGCCGCGGCCCGCCAGGCAGCGGTGGGACACCTGCTCTACGTCTCGATCGTGGGCGCCGACCAGGTGCCCTGGGGGTATTTCCGCACCAAGGTGCGGGCCGAGCGACTCGTCCAGGACGGCGGCGTGCCGTGGACGATCCTGCGGGCGACGCAGTTCCACGAGTTCGTCGAGCAGGCGTTGCGCGGCATGGCCCGGCTCGGCGTGCTGGTCGCCGATCCGGGCATTCCGGCGCAGCCGGTGGACGTCCGGGACGTGGCCCGGCACCTCGTGTCCCTGATCGAGCGCGGGCCGAGCGAGCAGATCGAGGAGTACGGCGGCCCCGAGGTGCTCACCATGGCCGAGGTCGTCGAGCCCTGGCTGCGGGCTCGCGGGCTGCGCAGGAAGGTCCTGCGGGTACGGTTCCCCGGCACGCTGGGCCGGGCCTTCCGTGCCGGCCACCTGACCACGAAGGCCCAGCCCGCAGGCGAGATCACCTGGGACGACTACCTCAGGAACCGTCGCTGA
- a CDS encoding Dyp-type peroxidase has product MPVDLNNERPLAWDSATLNADTKAMLDNLQPNILRAHVREHMSILFVRFNNPAEGRAFLRHIATTKMKSARKHLEEVREFAARGRPGTPYVGIGISKAGYIDLGHSLDEVRKFGDKVFRDGMKRRITEVDDPPVDQWEWVFQREIHAVILIGDAEPESVAALREEILAELPDSARLLGEETGQGMRNPAGDGIEHFGYVDGRSQPLFLKDEVEREPRKQWDPAFPLANVLVPDPLAPNPVRHHGSYFVFRKLEQNVRAFKEIERDLADGLGLADADRDRAGAMLVGRFKDGTPLTSKAKAGGGPVANDFIYDGDDGSKCPFSGHVRKTNPRSFGREVIMARRGQTYGQRADDPSDDSPPENRPSGEVGLLFMAFNGSLINQFEFTQQTWANNPDFENPATGHDPVIGQGERDIKVTFPKVWGKPEMSLPQTQVAQTVTMKGGEYFFAPSLAYLRNL; this is encoded by the coding sequence ATGCCTGTCGACCTGAACAATGAACGACCCCTGGCCTGGGACTCGGCCACGCTCAACGCGGACACCAAGGCGATGCTCGACAATCTCCAGCCGAACATCCTGCGCGCGCACGTACGCGAGCACATGTCCATCCTGTTCGTCCGGTTCAACAACCCTGCCGAGGGCCGGGCGTTCCTGCGGCACATCGCGACCACCAAGATGAAGTCGGCGCGTAAGCACCTGGAGGAGGTACGCGAGTTCGCCGCCCGCGGCCGCCCCGGCACGCCGTACGTCGGCATCGGCATCAGCAAGGCCGGGTACATCGACCTCGGCCATTCACTGGACGAGGTGCGCAAGTTCGGCGACAAGGTGTTCCGCGACGGCATGAAACGGCGGATCACCGAGGTCGACGACCCGCCGGTGGACCAGTGGGAGTGGGTCTTCCAGCGGGAGATCCACGCCGTCATCCTCATCGGCGACGCCGAGCCCGAGTCGGTGGCGGCGCTGCGCGAGGAGATCCTCGCTGAGCTGCCGGACAGCGCCCGCCTGCTCGGCGAGGAGACCGGGCAGGGCATGCGCAACCCGGCCGGCGACGGCATCGAGCACTTCGGGTACGTGGACGGCCGCAGCCAGCCGCTGTTCCTGAAGGACGAGGTGGAACGGGAGCCGCGCAAGCAATGGGACCCGGCGTTCCCGCTGGCCAACGTGCTGGTGCCGGACCCGCTCGCGCCCAACCCGGTCCGTCACCACGGCAGCTACTTCGTGTTCAGGAAGCTGGAGCAGAACGTCAGAGCGTTCAAGGAGATCGAGCGGGACCTGGCAGACGGCCTCGGCCTGGCCGACGCCGACCGCGACCGGGCCGGCGCCATGCTGGTCGGCCGTTTCAAGGACGGCACGCCGCTGACCAGCAAGGCCAAGGCGGGCGGCGGGCCGGTGGCCAACGACTTCATCTATGACGGGGACGACGGCAGCAAGTGCCCGTTCAGCGGGCACGTCAGGAAGACGAACCCGCGCTCGTTCGGTCGTGAGGTGATCATGGCCAGGCGCGGCCAGACGTACGGGCAGCGCGCCGACGACCCGTCGGACGACTCGCCGCCGGAGAACCGTCCGAGCGGTGAGGTCGGCCTGCTGTTCATGGCGTTCAACGGCAGTCTGATCAACCAGTTCGAGTTCACGCAGCAGACCTGGGCGAACAACCCGGACTTCGAGAACCCGGCGACCGGTCACGACCCGGTCATCGGCCAGGGCGAACGCGACATCAAGGTGACCTTCCCCAAGGTCTGGGGCAAGCCGGAGATGTCGCTTCCGCAGACCCAGGTGGCGCAGACGGTCACGATGAAGGGCGGGGAGTACTTCTTCGCGCCGTCGCTGGCGTACTTGCGTAACCTCTGA
- a CDS encoding glycosyltransferase family 2 protein, whose protein sequence is MKTLTVIVPAHNEEHGLPATLRSMAAQTVPPEKVIVVDDGSTDRTSEVAAAHGVTVLRPPHNLGSKAKAQNYALPHCDTDLVLAVDADTVLAPDYIERIKPAFDDPEVGVAAGNVQARFTRTPWERGRSTEYLFGFHWHRPIQQLANSPLVCSGCCSVFRRASLTAFGGFPERTIVEDMDFTWSRQLEGRRAVYVSDAMAWAADPETLTYFRKQVWRWMAGFMQNVRLHLPRLLTGKPMLATWIVVALLEILLAPLWWATPLILTLGLHEPVARTMAWWAGSELLLTTPALLYAARRRRLPLRQVLFNLPFVYLNKAVNLYYAWKAMTVELIMVPLGLSPGLLVYEKGR, encoded by the coding sequence GTGAAGACCCTGACCGTCATCGTCCCGGCCCACAACGAGGAGCACGGCCTCCCCGCAACCCTCCGGTCCATGGCCGCCCAGACCGTCCCGCCCGAGAAGGTCATCGTCGTCGACGACGGCTCAACCGACCGCACGAGCGAGGTGGCCGCCGCCCACGGCGTGACGGTCCTGCGCCCACCCCACAACCTGGGCAGCAAGGCCAAGGCGCAGAATTATGCGCTCCCGCACTGCGACACCGACCTGGTCCTGGCCGTGGACGCCGACACCGTGCTCGCCCCCGACTACATCGAGCGCATCAAGCCCGCCTTCGACGACCCGGAGGTGGGCGTGGCCGCGGGCAACGTACAGGCCCGCTTCACCCGCACCCCCTGGGAGCGCGGCAGATCCACCGAATACCTCTTCGGCTTCCACTGGCACCGTCCCATCCAACAGCTCGCCAACAGTCCCCTGGTCTGCTCGGGCTGCTGCTCGGTGTTCAGACGCGCCAGCCTCACCGCATTCGGCGGCTTCCCCGAGCGCACCATCGTCGAAGACATGGACTTCACCTGGAGCCGGCAACTGGAGGGCCGCAGGGCGGTCTACGTCTCCGACGCCATGGCCTGGGCCGCCGATCCGGAAACCCTCACCTACTTCCGCAAGCAGGTGTGGCGCTGGATGGCGGGCTTCATGCAGAACGTCCGCCTGCATCTCCCCCGTCTCCTCACCGGCAAGCCCATGCTGGCGACCTGGATCGTGGTCGCACTCCTGGAGATCCTCCTGGCCCCGCTGTGGTGGGCCACCCCGCTGATCCTGACATTGGGCCTGCACGAGCCGGTGGCACGCACGATGGCCTGGTGGGCGGGCAGCGAGCTGCTCCTCACCACCCCCGCCCTCCTCTACGCGGCCAGACGCCGTCGTCTCCCCCTGCGCCAGGTCCTGTTCAACCTCCCCTTCGTCTACCTGAACAAGGCCGTCAACCTCTACTACGCCTGGAAGGCCATGACGGTAGAGCTGATCATGGTCCCCCTGGGCCTGTCCCCCGGTCTCCTCGTCTACGAGAAAGGCCGCTGA
- a CDS encoding PHB depolymerase family esterase, which yields MKVTARIAGAVIAALTLVAASLITAPPAASAQLTEVTGFGTNPTNLRMHLYVPDGIPARPALLVAVHYCTGSGPAFFSGTEFASLADQHKFIVIYPSATRSGSCYDVSSPQALRHDGGSDPVGIVSMVRYVQQRYNTDPERTYATGASSGAMMTNVLLGAYPDVFKAGAAFAGVPFGCFATTDGSSWNSQCANGQRIMTPQQWGDLVRAAYPGYSGPRPRMQVWHGTEDSTLRYPNFQEQIKQWTNVHGLSHTPSLTDQPQPNWTRTRYGGTGTTVAVEGISLQGVGHNVPQSGMAAAAIAFLGLNTGGGGPSQPPTTPPPGACKVTYTMNTWNTGFTAAVTITNTSSTQLSSWSLGFTLPAGQTVTSAWNATISPDSGQVTARNAGYNGTLAPGASTQFGFQATHNGNTSKPPAFILNGAACT from the coding sequence ATGAAGGTGACAGCCCGAATCGCGGGCGCCGTGATCGCCGCGCTGACGCTCGTCGCCGCGAGCCTGATCACAGCGCCGCCGGCCGCCTCGGCGCAGCTGACGGAGGTGACCGGCTTCGGCACGAACCCCACGAACTTACGGATGCACCTCTACGTCCCCGACGGCATTCCCGCCCGCCCGGCGCTGCTCGTCGCCGTCCACTACTGCACGGGCTCCGGCCCGGCCTTCTTCTCGGGCACGGAGTTCGCCTCACTGGCCGACCAGCACAAGTTCATCGTGATCTACCCGTCGGCGACCAGGAGCGGCTCCTGCTACGACGTCTCCTCGCCGCAGGCGCTGCGGCACGACGGCGGCAGCGACCCGGTGGGCATCGTCTCGATGGTCAGGTACGTCCAGCAGCGCTACAACACCGACCCCGAACGCACCTACGCCACGGGCGCGTCCTCCGGCGCCATGATGACGAACGTCCTGCTGGGCGCCTACCCCGACGTGTTCAAGGCCGGCGCGGCCTTCGCAGGCGTGCCCTTCGGCTGCTTCGCCACCACGGACGGGTCGAGCTGGAACAGCCAGTGCGCCAACGGCCAGCGCATCATGACCCCGCAGCAGTGGGGCGACCTGGTACGCGCCGCGTACCCCGGCTACAGCGGCCCCCGCCCGCGTATGCAGGTGTGGCACGGCACCGAGGACTCCACGCTGCGTTACCCGAACTTCCAGGAGCAGATCAAGCAGTGGACCAACGTCCACGGCCTGAGCCACACCCCGAGCCTCACCGACCAGCCCCAGCCGAACTGGACGCGGACCAGGTACGGCGGCACCGGCACGACCGTCGCGGTCGAGGGCATCAGCCTGCAGGGCGTGGGGCACAACGTGCCCCAGAGCGGGATGGCCGCGGCCGCGATCGCGTTCCTCGGGCTGAACACCGGGGGCGGCGGCCCGTCGCAGCCCCCGACCACGCCGCCTCCGGGGGCGTGCAAGGTCACGTACACGATGAACACGTGGAACACCGGCTTCACTGCCGCCGTCACGATCACCAACACGAGTAGCACGCAACTCTCGTCCTGGTCGCTGGGCTTCACGCTGCCCGCGGGCCAGACGGTCACCTCCGCGTGGAATGCGACGATCTCCCCCGACTCCGGTCAGGTCACGGCCAGGAACGCCGGCTACAACGGCACCCTCGCACCGGGCGCCTCCACCCAGTTCGGCTTCCAGGCCACCCACAACGGGAACACGTCCAAGCCGCCGGCCTTCATCCTCAACGGCGCCGCCTGCACCTGA